In Ciconia boyciana chromosome 3, ASM3463844v1, whole genome shotgun sequence, a genomic segment contains:
- the DPYSL5 gene encoding dihydropyrimidinase-related protein 5 isoform X1: MLANAATMRILIKGGKVVNDDCTLEADVYIENGIIQQVGRELMIPGGAKVIDATGKLVIPGGIDTSTHFHQTFMNATCVDDFYHGTKAALVGGTTMVIGHVLPDKETSLLDAYEKCRSLADPKVCCDYALHMGITWWAPKVKAEMETLVREKGVNSFQMFMTYKDLYMLRDSELYQVFRACRDIGAIARVHAENGELVAEGAKEALDLGITGPEGIEISRPEELEAEATHRVITIANRTHCPVYLVNVSSMSAGDVIAAAKMQGKVVYAETTTAHATLTGLHYYHQDWFHAAAYVTVPPLRLDTNTSAYLMSLLANDTLNIVASDHRPFSTKQKAMGKEDFTKIPHGVSGVQDRMNIIWERGVVGGKMDENRFVAVTSSNAAKIHNLYPRKGRIIPGADADVVVWDPEATKTISASTQVQGGDINLYENMRCHGVPLVTISRGRVVYENGVFMCAEGTGKFCPLRSFPDSVYKKLVQREKSLKLRGVDRTPYLGDVAVVVHAGKKETGTPLADTPTRPATRHGGMRDLHESSFSLSGSQIDDHVPKRASARILAPPGGRSSGIW, translated from the exons GTCATCCCCGGCGGCATCGACACCAGCACCCACTTCCACCAGACCTTCATGAACGCCACCTGCGTGGACGACTTCTACCACGGCACCAAG GCAGCCCTGGTGGGAGGGACGACGATGGTCATCGGCCACGTCCTGCCCGACAAGGAGACCTCGCTGCTGGACGCCTACGAGAAGTGCCGCAGCCTGGCCGACCCCAAGGTCTGCTGCGACTACGCCCTGCACATGGGCATCACTTGGTGGGCGCCCAAG GTGAAGGCGGAGATGGAGACGCTGGTGCGGGAGAAGGGGGTGAACTCCTTCCAGATGTTCATGACCTACAAGGACCTGTACATGCTGCGGGACAGCGAGCTCTACCAGGTCTTCCGCGCCTGCCGCGATATCGGGGCCATCGCCCGGGTCCACGCCGAGAACGGCGAGCTGGTGGctgag GGAGCGAAGGAGGCGCTGGACCTGGGCATCACGGGGCCGGAGGGTATCGAGATCAGCCGGCCCGAAGAG CTGGAAGCCGAGGCCACGCACCGCGTCATCACCATTGCCAACAGG ACCCACTGCCCCGTCTACCTGGTGAACGTCTCCAGCATGTCTGCGGGGGACGTCATCGCCGCCGCCAAGATGCAAG GGAAGGTGGTGTACGCGGAGACGACCACGGCGCACGCCACGCTCACCGGGCTGCACTACTACCACCAGGACTGGTTCCACGCCGCCGCCTACGTCACCGTGCCGCCGCTGCGCCTGGACACCAACACCTCCGCCTACCTCATGAGCCTGCTCGCCAA CGACACGCTGAACATCGTGGCCTCCGACCACCGGCCCTTCAGCACCAAGCAGAAAGCCATGGGCAAGGAGGACTTCACCAAGATCCCCCACGGCGTCAGCGGGGTGCAGGACCGCATGAACATCATCTGGGAGCGAGGCGTG GTCGGGGGCAAGATGGATGAGAACCGCTTCGTGGCCGTGACCAGCTCCAACGCCGCCAAGATCCACAACCTGTACCCCCGCAAGGGCCGGATCATCCCCGGGGCCGACGCCGACGTCGTGGTCTGGGACCCCGAGGCCACCAA GACCATCTCTGCCAGCACCCAGGTGCAGGGGGGGGACATCAACCTGTACGAGAACATGCGGTGCCATGGGGTGCCCCTGGTCACCATCAGCCGCGGGCGCGTGGTCTACGAGAACGGTGTCTTCATGTGCGCCGAGGGCACCGGCAAGTTCTGCCCGCTCCGCTCCTTCCCGGACTCCGTCTACAAGAAGCTGGTGCAGCGGGAGAAG AGTTTAAAGCTGCGGGGTGTGGATCGCACCCCGTACCTGGGGGACGTGGCCGTGGTTGTGCatgctgggaaaaaagagaCGGGGACGCCCCTGGCCGATACGCCCACCCGGCCCGCCACGCGACACGGGGGCATGAGGGACCTCCACGAGTCCAGCTTCAGCCTGTCCG GTTCTCAGATCGATGACCACGTTCCAAAGCGAGCTTCGGCCCGGATTCTCGCTCCCCCCGGAGGCCGGTCGAGCGGCATTTGGTAG